One region of Exiguobacterium acetylicum genomic DNA includes:
- a CDS encoding YggT family protein: protein MDSQVMYAIGRTLSTLLQYYSYVMIVYILLSWFPNARDSKFGQVLAMLVEPFLAPFRRIIPPIGGMLDISPIVAFLVLNLAQSGIRAIFLV, encoded by the coding sequence ATGGATTCTCAAGTGATGTACGCAATTGGTCGTACATTGAGCACGTTATTACAGTATTACAGTTACGTCATGATCGTTTATATCCTGCTTTCGTGGTTCCCGAATGCCCGTGATTCTAAATTCGGACAAGTGCTCGCGATGTTAGTCGAGCCATTCCTAGCGCCCTTCCGTCGTATCATCCCGCCTATCGGGGGCATGCTGGATATCTCGCCGATTGTAGCCTTCCTCGTCTTGAACTTGGCTCAATCGGGTATCCGAGCAATCTTTTTAGTATGA
- the ileS gene encoding isoleucine--tRNA ligase yields MDYKETLLMMKTEFLMRGNLPKREPDMQARWEEMNLYAAVQEKNAGKPTFILHDGPPYANGDIHMGHGLNKVLKDIIVRYKSMNGFQSPYVPGWDTHGLPIETALQKAGVDRKSMTVAEFRELCAKYALEQVDHQREQFKRLGVLGDYDNPYITLQPEFEAAQIRLFGDMANKGYIYKGKKPVYWSPSSESALAEAEIEYQDKRSAAIYVAFQVMDGKNILEPTDHFVIWTTTPWTIPANLGISVSAELTYARIEYQGKGYIVAETLVPEVIEALGWEDATVGRIFNGADFEYMKAKHPLYDRESLVMLGDHVTAEATGVVHTAPGHGEDDFRIGQAYGLDVLCPVDDKGVMTAEAPGFEGMFYEDANKEIGLALEEAGALLKLSFIKHSYPHDWRTKKPVIFRATPQWFASIKDFRAEILDEIKGVQWVPEWGETRLHNMFKDRGDWVISRQRAWGVPLPIFYAEDGTEIVTPETIDHIANLFAAHGSNVWYEREAVDLLPEGFTHPASPNGIFKKETDIMDVWFDSGSSHAGVLATRPELTRPADLYLEGSDQYRGWFNSSLSTAVATTGKAPYKAVVSHGFVLDGQGRKMSKSIGNTIAPIQVMQQFGAEILRLWVASVDYQADVRASMDNFKQVSESYRKIRNTVRFLLGNLDQFDPAAHRVAFEDLPESDRFMRTKLDQLVGKVKAAYDAYDFMSVYQLLHNFCVLDLSSFYLDYTKDILYIEKADATSRRAVQTVMYDTVVALLQLMAPVLPHTADEAWEFVPAVETKSIFLTDLPETVEVSEEGLALIEKWNAFLTFRDDVLKALEEARVEKLVGKTLEAKLLLAPKEETKALLGTIDHLEQLLQVSQLEFVETADKMYETTGITVQKADGEKCERCWTYSTELGQDPAHPTLCPRCTEVVNSL; encoded by the coding sequence ATGGATTACAAAGAAACCTTATTGATGATGAAAACAGAGTTTTTAATGCGAGGCAACTTGCCAAAACGTGAACCAGATATGCAAGCACGATGGGAAGAGATGAATCTCTACGCTGCGGTCCAGGAAAAGAACGCTGGAAAGCCAACGTTCATCCTTCACGATGGTCCTCCGTACGCGAATGGTGACATCCACATGGGTCACGGATTAAACAAAGTCTTAAAAGACATCATCGTCCGCTACAAATCGATGAATGGCTTCCAGTCTCCGTACGTGCCTGGTTGGGACACACATGGATTACCGATCGAAACTGCACTTCAAAAAGCCGGTGTTGATCGTAAATCGATGACGGTCGCAGAATTCCGTGAATTATGTGCAAAATATGCGCTCGAACAAGTTGATCACCAACGCGAACAATTCAAACGCCTCGGCGTTCTCGGTGACTATGACAACCCATACATCACCCTGCAACCAGAATTTGAAGCAGCTCAAATTCGTTTGTTCGGGGATATGGCGAACAAAGGCTATATCTACAAAGGGAAGAAACCGGTCTATTGGTCACCGTCTTCTGAATCAGCACTCGCTGAAGCAGAAATCGAATATCAAGATAAACGGTCAGCTGCTATCTATGTCGCGTTCCAAGTCATGGACGGGAAAAACATCTTAGAGCCGACGGATCATTTCGTCATCTGGACGACGACACCATGGACGATTCCAGCGAACCTCGGAATCTCTGTCAGTGCGGAACTGACATATGCGCGGATCGAGTATCAAGGAAAAGGCTATATCGTAGCGGAAACACTCGTTCCTGAAGTCATCGAAGCACTTGGATGGGAAGATGCAACAGTCGGACGTATCTTTAATGGTGCGGACTTCGAATACATGAAAGCAAAACATCCATTGTACGACCGTGAATCACTCGTCATGCTTGGCGATCACGTTACAGCGGAAGCGACAGGTGTCGTGCATACGGCTCCAGGTCACGGGGAAGATGACTTCCGTATCGGTCAAGCGTACGGTCTTGACGTTCTTTGTCCAGTCGACGATAAAGGGGTCATGACAGCAGAAGCGCCTGGATTCGAAGGCATGTTCTATGAGGATGCGAACAAAGAAATCGGTCTCGCACTCGAAGAAGCAGGCGCTCTCTTAAAACTGTCGTTCATCAAACACTCGTATCCACACGACTGGCGGACGAAAAAACCGGTCATCTTCCGGGCAACGCCACAGTGGTTCGCTTCAATCAAAGACTTCCGTGCGGAAATCCTTGATGAAATCAAAGGCGTCCAGTGGGTACCAGAGTGGGGCGAAACACGTCTCCACAATATGTTCAAAGACCGCGGCGACTGGGTCATCTCACGTCAACGTGCTTGGGGCGTTCCACTTCCAATCTTCTATGCTGAAGATGGAACGGAAATCGTCACACCAGAAACGATTGATCATATCGCGAATTTATTTGCAGCTCACGGATCAAATGTCTGGTATGAGCGCGAAGCAGTCGACTTGCTTCCTGAAGGATTCACACATCCAGCAAGCCCGAACGGTATCTTCAAAAAAGAAACGGACATCATGGATGTCTGGTTCGATTCTGGTTCATCACATGCCGGTGTCCTTGCGACACGTCCTGAATTGACACGTCCAGCGGATCTCTATCTTGAAGGATCTGACCAATACCGTGGTTGGTTCAACTCGTCGCTATCGACAGCCGTCGCAACGACAGGAAAAGCACCATACAAAGCGGTCGTCAGTCACGGATTCGTTCTGGATGGTCAAGGTCGCAAGATGTCGAAATCGATCGGTAACACGATTGCACCAATCCAAGTAATGCAACAATTCGGAGCTGAGATCCTTCGCTTGTGGGTCGCATCTGTCGATTATCAAGCTGATGTCCGGGCATCGATGGATAACTTCAAACAAGTCTCAGAGTCATACCGGAAAATTCGCAACACGGTTCGTTTCCTTCTCGGAAACTTGGATCAATTTGATCCTGCGGCGCATCGTGTCGCATTCGAAGACTTACCAGAGTCAGATCGTTTCATGCGGACGAAATTGGACCAACTTGTTGGAAAAGTAAAAGCGGCATATGATGCGTACGACTTCATGTCGGTCTATCAATTGCTCCACAACTTCTGTGTCCTTGATTTGTCATCCTTCTACCTCGATTACACGAAAGATATCCTGTATATCGAAAAAGCAGACGCGACATCGCGTCGTGCGGTTCAGACGGTCATGTATGATACAGTCGTCGCCTTGTTGCAATTGATGGCACCTGTCCTGCCACACACAGCAGACGAAGCATGGGAATTCGTACCAGCTGTTGAGACGAAGAGTATCTTCCTGACAGACCTTCCGGAAACGGTCGAAGTCTCAGAAGAAGGACTTGCCCTCATCGAGAAATGGAACGCGTTCCTGACGTTCCGCGATGATGTCTTAAAAGCACTCGAGGAAGCACGCGTTGAGAAACTCGTCGGTAAGACACTTGAAGCGAAACTCTTGCTTGCGCCGAAGGAAGAAACAAAAGCCTTGCTCGGAACAATCGATCATCTTGAGCAGTTACTCCAAGTCTCACAACTCGAATTCGTGGAAACAGCGGATAAGATGTATGAGACGACCGGCATCACGGTTCAAAAAGCTGACGGTGAAAAATGTGAACGTTGTTGGACATATTCGACGGAACTCGGACAAGATCCGGCTCATCCGACGCTTTGCCCACGTTGTACTGAAGTCGTCAATTCTTTATAA
- a CDS encoding DivIVA domain-containing protein, whose translation MPLTPLDIHNKEFTRKFRGYDEDEVNEFLDQVIKDFELLLRENRQQQEVIQNMQARVDYFSSMEETLNKSIIVAQEAAEEVKANASKEASLILKQAEREAEQLQDAAQRRAQRTDFEVEQMRKKIELYRNRFKVLIDAQMELLTSHDWDAFDFSSRGALDDVPAVAYNDDDVV comes from the coding sequence ATGCCATTAACGCCACTCGATATTCATAATAAGGAGTTCACACGAAAGTTTCGCGGCTATGACGAAGATGAAGTGAACGAATTCCTAGATCAAGTCATCAAGGATTTTGAATTGTTGTTACGTGAGAATCGTCAACAACAAGAAGTCATCCAAAACATGCAAGCACGTGTCGATTACTTCAGTTCGATGGAAGAAACATTGAATAAATCGATCATCGTCGCACAGGAAGCGGCTGAAGAAGTCAAAGCCAATGCTTCAAAAGAAGCGAGCTTGATCCTAAAGCAAGCAGAACGTGAAGCAGAGCAGTTGCAAGATGCGGCGCAACGCCGGGCACAACGGACGGACTTCGAAGTAGAGCAAATGCGCAAAAAAATCGAACTCTATCGTAATCGATTCAAAGTATTGATCGATGCGCAGATGGAATTATTGACGAGCCATGACTGGGATGCGTTTGATTTCTCTTCTCGTGGAGCGCTTGACGATGTTCCAGCAGTTGCGTATAATGACGACGATGTCGTATAA
- a CDS encoding cell division protein FtsQ/DivIB: protein MRERRAVGRPQEDENVRSLEDKIPYIREQRRKKANRRLIYVLILIGLLVGVVFYLQSSYSRVARFDIDGNVNVKSADILQASGIKVKETHAFNVSEEDVLERIEKVPGIQEATMQKQFLHQYRVTVTEEKEIAYAKDKPGDRIVLADGTIIPGKSKEELFDAPILTGFTDQSLNRLTKELVKIEPKVRSRISEIVANDKTDKGGLKLFMTDGNTVLLSTSAFSNSLNEYVKVISALPKGKTGTITIDGGIYFKPYKGKK, encoded by the coding sequence GTGAGGGAACGGAGAGCGGTCGGACGACCACAAGAGGACGAGAATGTCCGTAGTCTCGAGGATAAGATACCTTATATCCGTGAACAACGTCGCAAAAAAGCCAACCGAAGACTCATTTATGTCCTGATTCTGATTGGTCTATTGGTCGGTGTCGTCTTTTATCTACAGTCGAGTTATTCTCGGGTTGCTCGATTTGATATCGATGGTAACGTCAATGTGAAGTCTGCTGATATCTTGCAAGCGTCCGGGATTAAGGTGAAGGAAACACACGCCTTTAACGTATCGGAGGAAGATGTTCTTGAGCGAATCGAAAAGGTTCCGGGTATTCAAGAAGCAACGATGCAAAAACAGTTTTTGCATCAATATCGCGTGACGGTGACGGAAGAGAAAGAGATTGCTTACGCGAAGGATAAACCGGGAGACCGGATCGTGCTTGCGGACGGAACGATCATTCCTGGGAAGTCGAAGGAAGAACTATTCGATGCTCCGATCTTGACGGGATTCACGGATCAGTCATTAAATCGATTGACGAAGGAACTTGTTAAAATCGAGCCGAAAGTACGGAGCCGGATCTCAGAAATCGTCGCAAACGATAAGACGGACAAAGGTGGTCTGAAGTTATTCATGACGGACGGGAATACGGTATTACTCAGTACGTCTGCCTTTTCAAATTCCTTGAATGAATACGTGAAGGTCATTTCTGCCTTACCGAAAGGAAAGACAGGGACGATTACAATTGATGGCGGCATCTATTTCAAGCCATATAAAGGGAAAAAATAG
- the ftsZ gene encoding cell division protein FtsZ, giving the protein MLHFDEMMDQVAKIKVIGVGGGGSNAVNRMIEHGVQGVEFIAVNTDAQALNMSQADVKLQLGAKLTRGLGAGANPEIGKKAAEESREQLTEILSGADMVFVTAGMGGGTGTGAAPVIAEISKEIGALTVGVVTKPFMFEGRKRMQHAVSGVQNFKEKVDTLIVIPNDKLLEIVDRNTPMLEAFKEADNVLRQGVQGITDLIAVPGLINLDFADVKTIMTEKGSALMGVGVATGEHRATEAAKKAISSPLLETSIEGAKGVLMNITGSANLSLYEVTEAAQIVQSAADEEVNLIFGSVINDNLEDEIIVTVIATEFENEPLDFEIPSAQEMMKNLLKKKQATPPPTEESKPQVEETPVSSNPEPAKAPDVEETMDIPSFLRRNNR; this is encoded by the coding sequence ATGTTGCATTTTGATGAAATGATGGACCAAGTAGCAAAAATCAAGGTCATCGGTGTAGGTGGTGGCGGTTCGAACGCCGTCAACCGAATGATTGAACACGGTGTCCAAGGCGTAGAATTCATCGCAGTAAACACGGATGCGCAGGCATTGAACATGTCACAAGCTGACGTAAAACTACAACTCGGTGCTAAATTGACACGCGGTCTCGGTGCGGGTGCCAATCCGGAAATCGGTAAAAAAGCGGCGGAAGAGAGCCGTGAGCAATTAACAGAAATCCTTTCTGGTGCTGACATGGTCTTCGTCACAGCGGGAATGGGTGGCGGAACGGGTACAGGAGCTGCTCCTGTCATCGCGGAGATTTCAAAAGAGATCGGCGCATTGACAGTCGGTGTCGTCACAAAACCATTCATGTTCGAAGGACGTAAACGGATGCAACATGCTGTTTCAGGTGTCCAGAACTTTAAAGAAAAAGTCGATACGTTAATCGTCATTCCGAACGACAAGTTACTTGAAATCGTTGATCGGAACACACCAATGCTTGAAGCGTTTAAAGAAGCGGATAACGTCTTGCGTCAAGGTGTACAAGGTATCACTGACTTGATCGCCGTACCTGGTCTGATCAACCTTGACTTCGCCGATGTGAAGACGATCATGACGGAAAAAGGTTCTGCTTTGATGGGTGTAGGTGTCGCGACAGGCGAACACCGTGCGACGGAAGCAGCGAAAAAAGCGATTTCGAGTCCGTTGCTTGAGACATCGATCGAAGGCGCAAAAGGTGTCCTGATGAACATCACGGGTAGTGCGAACCTCAGCTTGTACGAAGTGACGGAAGCCGCACAAATCGTTCAGAGTGCAGCCGATGAGGAAGTCAACTTGATCTTCGGTTCTGTTATCAACGATAACCTAGAAGATGAAATCATCGTCACAGTCATCGCGACGGAATTCGAAAACGAACCACTCGATTTCGAAATTCCATCGGCACAAGAGATGATGAAAAACCTCTTGAAGAAAAAACAAGCGACTCCACCACCAACTGAGGAGTCTAAACCACAAGTCGAAGAGACACCTGTCAGCTCGAATCCTGAACCGGCTAAAGCGCCAGATGTCGAAGAAACGATGGACATCCCATCATTCCTTCGCCGGAATAATCGTTGA
- the pgeF gene encoding peptidoglycan editing factor PgeF, whose protein sequence is MFGQWIKWDTPTGTVRAAFTTKFAAPHENGNLGLHVNDDRDGVIQNRQVIARQLDLSLENSIWAQQVHGNHVEQVTTLDSGRGALDYETAIPGTDGLVTTDSNVLLMMLFADCVPLVFCDPTTGIIANTHAGWRGTVGNIVEETVKQMERAGASRSSIQMVIGPSIRDCCYEVDQPVIDAIDALELDESPYIRKEDGKAMLSLQKTNAALAERCGVGDVLDTGLCTHCQAEDYFSYRHGDHGGRFASLIVKESLDVNS, encoded by the coding sequence ATGTTTGGACAATGGATCAAATGGGATACACCGACGGGTACCGTACGTGCCGCCTTTACGACGAAGTTCGCAGCCCCTCATGAGAACGGAAATTTAGGATTACATGTCAACGATGATCGCGACGGTGTCATCCAGAACCGACAAGTCATCGCACGTCAGCTTGATCTCTCCCTCGAGAACTCGATTTGGGCACAGCAAGTTCACGGAAATCACGTTGAACAGGTGACGACACTTGACTCTGGGCGTGGTGCTTTGGATTACGAAACAGCGATTCCGGGTACAGATGGATTGGTGACGACCGATTCGAATGTCTTATTGATGATGCTGTTCGCTGACTGTGTGCCGCTTGTCTTCTGTGACCCGACGACAGGAATCATCGCGAATACGCACGCCGGCTGGCGCGGAACTGTCGGCAATATCGTCGAGGAAACAGTCAAGCAAATGGAACGTGCGGGTGCGAGTCGTTCATCGATTCAAATGGTCATCGGTCCATCGATCCGTGATTGTTGTTACGAAGTCGATCAACCCGTCATCGATGCAATCGATGCGCTTGAACTCGATGAGTCTCCTTACATACGCAAGGAAGATGGAAAAGCGATGTTATCGCTACAAAAAACGAACGCTGCGCTAGCGGAGCGTTGTGGAGTCGGTGATGTCCTTGACACAGGTCTATGTACACACTGTCAGGCGGAAGATTACTTCTCTTATCGCCACGGCGATCATGGTGGTCGCTTTGCAAGTTTGATCGTAAAGGAGTCATTGGATGTCAATTCTTGA
- a CDS encoding YggS family pyridoxal phosphate-dependent enzyme, whose translation MSILDNVQEVTKRMEQASEKSSSEKQVQLIGVTKSVSSQVASELLAAGVTHLGENRPDGLLEKQAELGRTACTWHFIGTLQTRKVRQIIDAIDVLHSLDRLHLAEEINKRTDRIIDCFIQVNVSGEESKQGIAPEDLPSFLHEIGQYPAIRVIGLMTMAPLTEDTTRIREVFRSLKTLQEEVKAKKLSYAPCTELSMGMSSDFEIAIEEGATFVRIGTTLVHT comes from the coding sequence ATGTCAATTCTTGATAATGTACAAGAGGTTACGAAACGAATGGAACAAGCAAGTGAAAAGAGTTCTTCTGAAAAGCAGGTACAGTTGATTGGCGTGACGAAATCAGTCTCAAGTCAAGTTGCTTCTGAATTATTAGCAGCAGGTGTGACCCATCTCGGTGAAAATCGCCCGGACGGATTGCTCGAAAAACAGGCAGAGCTCGGACGAACCGCCTGTACATGGCACTTCATCGGTACGCTACAAACGCGTAAAGTTCGTCAGATCATCGATGCCATTGACGTGCTGCATTCCCTTGACCGTCTTCATTTGGCGGAAGAGATCAATAAACGAACGGACCGAATCATTGATTGTTTCATTCAAGTCAACGTTTCTGGAGAAGAATCGAAGCAAGGAATCGCGCCTGAGGACTTGCCTTCGTTCTTACATGAAATCGGTCAGTATCCAGCGATTCGTGTCATCGGACTGATGACGATGGCACCGTTAACGGAAGATACGACGCGTATCCGTGAGGTATTCCGGTCATTAAAAACATTGCAAGAAGAGGTCAAGGCGAAAAAATTGTCGTATGCTCCATGTACGGAGTTATCTATGGGAATGTCGTCTGATTTTGAGATCGCCATCGAAGAAGGGGCGACGTTCGTCCGAATCGGGACGACGCTCGTTCACACCTAA
- the ftsA gene encoding cell division protein FtsA: METKGTIAALDIGTSEVKLIVGELLGGTLNVLAEGSAPSAGVKRGVIVDIDQTVHAIKQAVTEVERTLGEPIGEVYVAISGEHIQVKDCQGMTSIKGEDNEITDDDVKDVLHSAMVMRIPNELSVVDVLPKTFTVDQQTEITDPRGMIGYRLEVTGKLIIGAKTILHSIKRSIERAGLELAGYVLESLAVSRIAASIDELELGVGIIDIGHETTTLSIYEKNDLVYSTTLPYGGDHLTRDLTYKMNCKYQDAKLAKEEYGVALEALGDPEEKVSYVTINGEHRFEPQSEIGFVLEARLEEIFEMIQKRMTQAGYAHMNSGLILCGGSSSLPGIDQLGKRIFKQSVNVYQPASLGIRHPKYAVAAGMLRYVLSRSAVSKSGFDRAEEKEVVAHGREQDAPLMNEQATPVREERSTREQPPKEKKSFSSFFEKFFG; this comes from the coding sequence ATGGAAACGAAAGGTACGATTGCCGCACTCGACATAGGGACATCGGAGGTGAAACTCATCGTCGGTGAACTACTTGGTGGAACGCTGAACGTTCTTGCTGAAGGTTCTGCACCATCCGCGGGTGTTAAACGAGGTGTCATCGTTGACATCGATCAAACGGTACATGCCATTAAACAAGCGGTCACGGAAGTGGAACGTACACTTGGTGAACCAATTGGTGAAGTATATGTTGCTATCTCTGGCGAACACATTCAAGTGAAGGATTGCCAGGGGATGACATCAATCAAAGGTGAGGACAATGAAATCACGGATGATGACGTGAAAGATGTTCTGCATTCTGCGATGGTCATGCGAATTCCAAACGAACTCAGTGTCGTCGATGTCCTGCCGAAGACGTTTACGGTCGATCAGCAAACGGAGATCACTGATCCTAGAGGAATGATTGGTTATCGTCTCGAAGTAACAGGGAAGCTCATCATCGGAGCAAAGACGATCCTACATAGCATTAAACGTTCCATTGAACGGGCTGGTTTAGAGCTTGCTGGATATGTGCTGGAGAGTTTAGCGGTATCTAGAATCGCAGCATCGATTGATGAACTCGAACTCGGTGTCGGAATCATCGACATCGGACATGAGACGACGACACTTTCCATCTATGAAAAGAATGACCTCGTCTACTCGACGACGTTGCCATACGGTGGCGATCATCTGACACGTGATTTGACGTATAAGATGAATTGTAAATATCAAGATGCGAAGCTCGCAAAAGAAGAGTACGGTGTTGCACTTGAAGCACTCGGTGATCCGGAAGAGAAAGTTTCCTACGTCACGATCAACGGGGAACATCGTTTCGAACCACAATCAGAAATCGGTTTCGTGTTAGAAGCGCGACTTGAGGAAATCTTCGAGATGATTCAAAAACGAATGACGCAAGCCGGATACGCTCATATGAACAGCGGTTTAATCTTGTGTGGCGGAAGTTCTTCATTGCCGGGAATCGACCAGCTTGGAAAACGAATCTTCAAGCAGAGCGTCAATGTCTATCAACCTGCTAGTCTTGGTATTCGTCATCCGAAGTATGCCGTCGCAGCTGGTATGTTACGTTATGTACTTTCACGAAGCGCCGTATCGAAATCAGGTTTCGACCGCGCAGAAGAGAAGGAAGTCGTAGCACACGGACGTGAACAGGATGCACCGCTCATGAACGAACAAGCGACACCTGTTCGAGAAGAACGGTCGACACGTGAACAGCCTCCAAAAGAGAAAAAGTCATTCAGCAGTTTCTTTGAGAAATTCTTTGGTTAA
- a CDS encoding cell division protein SepF gives MRQSNIVPLHATKKTKSQVILSEPRVFNEAQEIGEHLRQNRAVIVNMQRMSKDQSRQMINFLSGVVFALDGTITTISQNTLLCVPNNVELAGSISNLLGEDDINHKGW, from the coding sequence GTGAGACAATCGAATATCGTGCCGCTTCATGCGACGAAAAAAACGAAATCGCAAGTCATCTTGAGTGAACCACGTGTCTTCAACGAAGCCCAGGAAATCGGGGAACATCTTCGTCAGAACCGTGCTGTCATCGTCAACATGCAACGTATGTCAAAAGATCAATCACGACAGATGATCAATTTCTTATCTGGTGTCGTCTTCGCTCTCGATGGAACGATTACGACGATCAGTCAGAATACCCTCCTCTGTGTTCCGAACAACGTCGAGTTAGCTGGTAGCATCTCGAATCTTCTTGGAGAAGATGATATTAATCATAAGGGGTGGTAA
- the murG gene encoding undecaprenyldiphospho-muramoylpentapeptide beta-N-acetylglucosaminyltransferase: MKIVVSGGGTGGHIYPALAMIRELEQRMPCEVLYIGTENGLEADIVRRAGIPFESIEISGIRRSLSFENVKTGIRFVKSVRRVRRLLRQFQPDIVVGTGGFVCGPVLYTAAKMGFKTLVHEQNSLPGITNKFLARYVDRVALSFKGSGHHFGKNEAKTVLIGNPRASEVAELNINPLEERQRFGFEEGRPLIVIYGGSRGAPAINEAVVDMMPKVEQAGWSLLFVTGQIHYDTIVSRVGSVPERIQLRPFVYDLPNILKASQLVISRSGASTLAELTTLGLPSVLIPSPYVTENHQEVNASSLVETGASLLIREQELTGDRLFEACEKALAQQQMMSEAALALGMPNASRDLVDELLRLTGQKN, encoded by the coding sequence ATGAAAATCGTCGTCTCTGGAGGCGGTACAGGCGGTCACATTTATCCGGCACTCGCTATGATTCGGGAGCTTGAACAACGCATGCCGTGTGAGGTCCTCTATATCGGAACAGAAAATGGTCTCGAGGCGGATATCGTCCGTCGCGCGGGAATTCCATTTGAATCGATTGAGATTTCTGGCATTCGTCGTTCCTTGTCGTTCGAAAACGTCAAGACCGGTATCCGGTTCGTCAAGAGCGTCCGGCGTGTTCGTCGACTACTGCGTCAGTTCCAACCGGATATCGTCGTCGGTACAGGTGGATTCGTTTGTGGACCGGTATTGTATACGGCTGCAAAAATGGGGTTCAAGACACTCGTTCATGAACAAAACAGTTTACCTGGTATCACGAATAAATTTTTAGCTCGGTATGTGGATCGGGTTGCACTCTCGTTTAAAGGGTCTGGACATCACTTCGGTAAGAATGAAGCGAAGACGGTTTTAATCGGAAATCCGCGTGCTTCTGAAGTGGCAGAGCTTAACATCAATCCGCTTGAAGAGCGACAACGTTTCGGTTTTGAAGAAGGACGTCCTCTCATCGTCATCTATGGCGGGAGTCGTGGCGCACCTGCAATCAACGAAGCAGTCGTCGATATGATGCCAAAGGTCGAGCAAGCAGGATGGTCGCTCCTCTTCGTTACGGGTCAAATTCATTACGATACGATCGTGTCACGCGTTGGTTCTGTACCAGAACGCATTCAACTTCGCCCATTCGTATATGATTTACCGAATATCTTAAAAGCTAGTCAACTTGTTATTTCGCGTTCAGGAGCAAGTACGCTTGCCGAACTGACGACACTCGGCTTACCGAGCGTGCTCATCCCGAGTCCTTACGTGACGGAAAATCACCAAGAGGTCAATGCCTCATCGCTCGTCGAGACAGGTGCGAGTCTATTGATTCGTGAACAGGAACTGACAGGTGATCGATTGTTTGAGGCATGTGAAAAAGCGTTGGCACAACAACAAATGATGTCTGAAGCGGCGCTTGCGCTCGGTATGCCGAATGCTTCACGGGACTTAGTTGATGAATTGTTACGATTGACAGGACAAAAAAACTAA
- a CDS encoding YlmH family RNA-binding protein → MSVYDHYRGSEREFVDSVLNWIDHVEATYTFKLTDFLDPREQQITQELVGSKCALFFEGGFEGAERKRAILAPDYYEYNADDFDISIYRIHYPTKFVELSHRQVTGTLLNVGLKRAKFGDVIIQDQVQFAVADEVATYIEANVERAGKTKIRLSRVEAEDRLKVKDQEWEETLGFVSSLRFDTVVSEILGFSRQKAQTLIKQGESKVNYKVVDDSSFMLEEGDLLSLRGTGRVKLIAILGSTKRDRIKLQYGILKG, encoded by the coding sequence ATGAGCGTATACGATCATTATCGTGGAAGCGAGCGGGAATTCGTCGATTCAGTCTTGAACTGGATCGATCACGTGGAAGCGACCTATACGTTCAAATTAACGGATTTTTTAGATCCACGTGAACAACAAATCACACAAGAACTCGTCGGCTCGAAATGCGCCCTCTTTTTTGAGGGCGGTTTCGAAGGCGCTGAACGTAAACGGGCAATCCTCGCACCAGATTATTATGAATACAACGCGGATGACTTTGACATTTCCATCTATCGCATTCATTATCCTACTAAATTCGTTGAACTTTCTCATCGTCAAGTCACCGGTACATTATTGAACGTCGGATTGAAACGAGCAAAATTCGGCGACGTCATCATTCAGGATCAAGTACAGTTTGCCGTCGCGGACGAAGTCGCGACCTATATCGAAGCAAACGTCGAACGTGCAGGGAAGACGAAGATTCGTCTTTCGCGTGTTGAGGCGGAAGACCGTTTGAAAGTGAAGGATCAAGAGTGGGAAGAGACACTTGGGTTCGTCAGTTCACTTCGGTTCGATACGGTCGTGAGTGAAATTCTCGGTTTCTCACGTCAAAAAGCACAGACGCTCATCAAACAAGGTGAAAGTAAGGTCAATTATAAAGTAGTGGATGATTCGAGCTTCATGCTAGAAGAAGGCGACTTGCTTTCCTTGCGTGGAACAGGACGCGTCAAGTTGATTGCAATCCTTGGATCAACGAAACGTGACCGGATCAAGCTACAATACGGTATTTTAAAAGGATAA